One stretch of Qipengyuania gelatinilytica DNA includes these proteins:
- a CDS encoding YceD family protein, with protein sequence MSTDTNELVRLIKPRALPAGTMTVEANQAERAALAKRFGITAIHALTAEVEFGEKDGAVLADGKLAATLEQPCAVTREDFTYDVSEAFSLRFVPAGGLGDYEEDEEFELTEEDLDEIEYEGEAFDLGEAIAQELGLAIDPYREGPDADERREEAGIESDEDRKPSGPLAEALRGLKK encoded by the coding sequence AGCACCGACACGAACGAACTCGTCCGCCTGATCAAGCCCCGCGCGCTGCCCGCCGGCACGATGACCGTCGAGGCGAACCAGGCAGAGCGCGCCGCGCTCGCCAAACGCTTCGGCATTACGGCGATTCACGCCCTCACTGCAGAAGTCGAATTCGGCGAGAAGGACGGGGCCGTGCTGGCAGACGGCAAGCTGGCGGCAACGCTCGAACAGCCCTGTGCCGTGACCCGCGAAGATTTCACCTACGATGTGTCGGAGGCTTTCTCGCTCCGCTTTGTGCCTGCAGGAGGCTTGGGCGACTACGAGGAAGACGAGGAGTTCGAGCTGACCGAGGAAGATCTCGACGAGATCGAATATGAAGGCGAGGCCTTCGACCTCGGCGAAGCCATCGCGCAGGAACTGGGCCTGGCCATCGACCCCTATCGCGAAGGCCCCGATGCCGACGAACGGCGCGAAGAAGCGGGAATCGAGAGCGACGAGGACCGCAAGCCCAGCGGACCGTTGGCGGAGGCTCTCAGGGGACTGAAGAAGTAG
- the ssb gene encoding single-stranded DNA-binding protein — protein sequence MAGSLNKVMLIGNLGADPEIRSFPNGGKVANLRIATSEQWKDRNTGERQERTEWHTVSIFSEGLINVVERFLRKGSKVFVEGQLQTRKWQDQQGNDRYSTEVVLRGFNGTLTMLDGPGGGQGGGSGGGSGGGFGGGQGGGGYGGGQAGGGFGGGQSGGNNNQGGGSNYDDLDDDIPF from the coding sequence ATGGCCGGTAGCCTCAACAAAGTCATGCTGATCGGAAACCTGGGCGCAGACCCGGAAATCCGCAGCTTCCCCAATGGCGGCAAGGTCGCCAACCTGCGTATCGCCACGAGCGAGCAGTGGAAGGACCGCAACACCGGCGAACGCCAGGAACGGACCGAGTGGCACACTGTCTCGATCTTTTCCGAAGGCCTGATCAACGTGGTCGAACGCTTCCTGCGCAAGGGATCGAAGGTCTTCGTCGAAGGCCAGCTCCAGACGCGCAAGTGGCAGGACCAGCAGGGCAATGACCGCTATTCGACCGAAGTCGTGCTGCGTGGCTTCAACGGCACGCTGACCATGCTCGACGGCCCCGGTGGCGGTCAGGGCGGCGGCTCTGGTGGCGGTTCGGGCGGTGGCTTCGGCGGCGGCCAGGGCGGTGGCGGCTATGGCGGCGGCCAGGCTGGCGGCGGCTTCGGTGGCGGCCAGTCGGGTGGCAACAACAACCAGGGCGGCGGCTCGAACTACGACGATCTCGACGACGACATTCCGTTCTGA
- the feoB gene encoding ferrous iron transporter B, producing MSRKHTVALVGNPNSGKSALFNALTGARQKIANYAGVTVERKAGRLTLPSGEPVELLDLPGAYSFDAASPDEAVTRDVVKGTFEGEVVPDVLILVLDAANLEQHLVFAQEVLELGRPTIVALNMVDLAERDGLTLDPEALSEALGVPVIPTVAVRRRGITELAAAVAEAETHADEEAHKRWHLTLPERRLSAKHMARAAILSKSTRHTIENGVDRILLNPWIGPVILFGLLFVIFQAVFAWATPFADALEGGVGVLSAGVTDTMAPGIFRDFLTEGVLAGVGSVVVFLPQIVILFAFILVMEASGYMARAAFLMDRLMAGVGLSGKSFIPLLSSFACAIPGIMATRSIADPKDRLTTILIAPLMTCSARLPVYAVIISAVIPETTVGAGVGLQGLVLFALYVAGIVGAMIVALVLRRTVTKGAASGFIMELPRYQLPRIKDLAIGLWQRAWVFLRRAGTIIFVATIALWVLLSFPKADEGESQLDASYAGAVADTIHPVLEPVGFNREMSLALVPAIAAREVAVSALATTYAINAEDEDLAAQGVTERIAALWTLPMALAFLAWFVFAPQCLSTIAVARRETNGWKWPIVMVVYLFALAWIAAGATYWIAVSLGL from the coding sequence ATGAGCAGGAAGCACACTGTCGCGCTCGTCGGAAATCCGAATTCGGGCAAGTCCGCGCTGTTCAACGCGCTGACCGGCGCGCGCCAGAAGATCGCCAATTATGCCGGCGTCACCGTAGAGCGCAAAGCGGGCCGCCTGACGCTGCCGAGCGGTGAACCGGTCGAATTGCTCGACCTGCCCGGCGCCTACAGCTTCGATGCGGCCAGCCCGGACGAAGCGGTCACGCGCGACGTGGTGAAGGGCACGTTCGAGGGCGAGGTCGTCCCCGACGTCCTCATCCTCGTGCTCGATGCTGCGAACCTGGAACAGCATCTCGTTTTTGCGCAGGAAGTGCTCGAGCTCGGCCGCCCAACAATCGTCGCGCTCAACATGGTCGATCTTGCCGAACGCGACGGTCTGACGCTCGATCCCGAAGCTCTGTCCGAGGCGCTCGGCGTTCCAGTCATCCCGACCGTTGCCGTACGCCGGCGCGGGATCACCGAACTGGCGGCAGCGGTGGCCGAGGCCGAGACGCATGCCGACGAGGAAGCGCACAAGCGCTGGCACCTGACGCTGCCCGAACGTCGCCTGTCGGCCAAGCACATGGCGCGCGCCGCGATCCTCTCGAAATCGACCCGCCACACGATCGAGAACGGGGTCGACAGGATTCTGCTCAATCCGTGGATCGGTCCGGTGATCCTGTTCGGCCTGCTCTTCGTGATTTTTCAGGCAGTCTTCGCCTGGGCGACACCCTTTGCCGATGCGCTCGAAGGTGGGGTCGGCGTCCTTTCTGCCGGAGTGACCGATACGATGGCACCCGGTATTTTCCGGGACTTCCTGACCGAAGGCGTGCTCGCAGGCGTCGGTTCGGTCGTCGTCTTCCTGCCGCAGATCGTGATCCTGTTCGCCTTCATCCTCGTGATGGAAGCAAGCGGCTACATGGCGCGTGCGGCATTCCTGATGGACCGGCTGATGGCGGGCGTCGGCCTGTCGGGCAAAAGCTTCATCCCGCTGCTGTCGAGCTTCGCCTGCGCCATTCCGGGCATCATGGCGACGCGCAGTATTGCCGATCCCAAGGACCGGCTGACCACGATCCTGATCGCCCCGCTCATGACCTGTTCGGCGCGCCTGCCGGTTTATGCCGTCATCATTTCGGCAGTCATTCCCGAAACCACCGTCGGTGCTGGTGTCGGCCTGCAGGGGCTGGTGCTTTTCGCGCTGTACGTGGCGGGTATCGTCGGCGCGATGATTGTCGCGCTGGTGCTTCGCCGCACCGTGACCAAGGGCGCTGCGTCGGGCTTCATCATGGAGCTGCCGCGCTACCAGCTGCCGCGCATCAAGGACCTCGCTATCGGCCTTTGGCAGCGCGCGTGGGTCTTCCTGCGCCGCGCGGGCACCATCATCTTCGTCGCGACGATCGCGCTTTGGGTCCTGCTTAGCTTCCCCAAGGCGGACGAAGGCGAGAGTCAGCTCGATGCCAGCTATGCCGGCGCAGTCGCAGACACGATCCATCCGGTCCTCGAGCCGGTCGGTTTCAACCGCGAAATGAGCCTCGCGCTGGTCCCCGCGATCGCCGCGCGCGAAGTGGCGGTTTCGGCGCTCGCGACCACCTATGCGATCAATGCAGAGGACGAGGATCTCGCGGCACAGGGTGTGACCGAGAGGATTGCCGCCCTGTGGACGCTGCCCATGGCGCTGGCTTTCCTCGCGTGGTTCGTCTTTGCCCCGCAGTGCCTGTCGACCATTGCCGTTGCCCGGCGCGAGACAAACGGGTGGAAATGGCCCATCGTGATGGTGGTCTACCTCTTCGCGCTGGCATGGATCGCCGCGGGCGCGACCTACTGGATCGCGGTGAGCCTCGGACTTTAG
- a CDS encoding FeoA family protein — MTLDGFDSGRTARITSVNWAILAEDEGKRLQALGVDEGAEVAIVHRGVFGTRDPLALRIGNMTIAIRRAHAAAIEVEAA, encoded by the coding sequence ATGACACTGGACGGTTTCGACAGCGGGCGCACTGCGCGCATTACATCCGTAAACTGGGCGATTCTTGCCGAAGACGAGGGCAAGAGGCTTCAGGCCCTTGGCGTCGACGAAGGCGCGGAAGTCGCCATCGTCCACCGCGGCGTGTTCGGAACGCGCGATCCCCTCGCCCTGCGCATCGGTAACATGACCATTGCCATCCGCCGCGCCCACGCTGCGGCGATCGAGGTGGAAGCCGCATGA
- a CDS encoding sialate O-acetylesterase, with product MRYITAAAMALLLAGCAYSPEPEAGTGSVYKVYFLNGQSNMEGFGYSEDLPDGAAAQAAGVLIFHGRTLQDGSAGGGEGLWTPMQPGHGFGFETDGKTNSYSDRFGPELTFAGSMSAARDGERVAIIKFTRGGTALVDGVSGYGSWDPEYADATRRNQLDYALSSIESALAARDIDGDGIEDTLVPSGIVWMQGEADAFDSEEASSNYAQNLRRIMRLFRGALGDADLPVVIGRIKDSGDSEDSRVMRFSPRVQQQQAEFVAQDECAALVDATRHFGFLEDGWHYRSEDYVVLGRAFADAMTKLETDC from the coding sequence ATGAGATATATCACAGCCGCCGCAATGGCGCTTTTGCTTGCCGGCTGCGCGTATTCACCCGAGCCTGAGGCGGGTACCGGCTCCGTCTACAAGGTCTATTTTCTCAACGGCCAATCCAACATGGAAGGCTTCGGATACTCCGAAGACCTGCCCGATGGTGCGGCCGCACAGGCCGCTGGCGTCCTGATCTTTCACGGGCGGACATTGCAAGATGGCAGCGCAGGAGGCGGCGAGGGTCTCTGGACACCCATGCAGCCGGGTCACGGCTTCGGTTTCGAAACGGATGGCAAAACCAATTCTTATTCCGACCGGTTCGGGCCCGAACTCACGTTTGCCGGCAGCATGTCTGCAGCCCGTGACGGCGAGCGGGTCGCGATAATCAAGTTTACGCGCGGAGGTACTGCGCTTGTCGACGGGGTATCCGGCTATGGTTCGTGGGACCCGGAATATGCCGACGCGACGAGGCGCAATCAACTCGACTACGCGCTTTCATCCATCGAGAGCGCGCTCGCCGCGCGTGACATCGATGGTGACGGTATCGAAGACACTCTCGTACCATCCGGGATCGTCTGGATGCAGGGCGAGGCAGATGCTTTCGACAGCGAGGAGGCTTCCAGCAACTACGCGCAGAACCTTAGGCGGATCATGAGATTGTTCCGCGGAGCGCTGGGGGATGCGGACTTGCCGGTGGTAATCGGCCGCATCAAGGATTCGGGCGATAGCGAAGATTCACGCGTCATGCGCTTTTCGCCTCGCGTGCAGCAGCAGCAGGCCGAATTCGTCGCCCAAGATGAATGTGCCGCGCTGGTCGACGCCACGCGGCACTTCGGCTTCCTCGAGGATGGATGGCACTATCGCAGCGAAGATTACGTCGTGCTTGGCCGCGCCTTTGCCGATGCGATGACGAAGCTCGAAACCGACTGCTGA